A region of the Litchfieldia alkalitelluris genome:
GCAGATGGAGCACCTTGCTTTTTTTGAATGACAACCCATAACTCACCACCAACCTTAAGGTGTTTATGGCTATTAGATAATATGTCATGAACAACGTGCTTTCCAGCTCGTATGGGCGGATTAGTGAGAATTGCAGCAAAATCTTCTGTCACAACATTCTCAAATAAATTACTTTGATATATCGCAACATTCTTAATCCCATTTACATCAGCATTTTGTTTCGATAAAGAAATCGCTCTTTCATTTACATCTATCATTTCTACTTTTCGATCATTGAATTCCTTGGCTAGAGACAAACCAATCGGGCCATAACCACAACCAACATCCAAAATTGAACCATCCACACTAGGTAGTTGAAAGGATTCTATTAATAATCTGGAACCAAAATCAACCTCTTTTTTCGAAAATACTCCACTGTCACTAGTAAATTGAAACTGATGACCTCTTAGTTCGAAGGATAAACGCATCGGTTTACTATCGACAGTAGGTTTATTCGAATAATAATGGTCACTCACATTTTCTACCTCCTTTTATAAAAAGAGATTATACCAAACGGTTTTTCTATACTGAAACTAATTGAAATAAACCATATGTAGTGTTTGTAATTCTATTATTTTTACTCACTTACAGGAAGTTTTTTGCTACTTTTGAAAAACAAGTTCTTTATTGATTTATAAGTTAATTGTAACCATATAAGTAATGATATGGCACCATTAACTTTACTTAGTTTTCAAAGAGCATATGATCTTTTATGAGGTAATCTATTTGAAGAATAAGGTGAAAAAAAGCTCGCATATATCGCGAGCTTTTCACAAACTTAAATTACTTAACTTCTACGCCAGCTCCAACTTCTTCAAGCTTAGCTTTGATTTCTTCAGCTTCTTCTTTAGCAATGCCTTCTTTAAGTGCCTTTGGAGCATTGTCAACAAGTTCTTTAGCTTCTTTTAAGCCAAGACCAGTGATTTCACGTACAACTTTGATAACTTTGATCTTTTGAGCACCAGCAGATGCAAGTACTACGTCAAATTCAGTTTGCTCAGCAGCAGCTTCACCAGCAGCAGCACCAGCTACAGCTACAGGAGCAGCAGCAGTTACACCAAATTCTTCTTCGATTGCTTTTACTAAGTCATTTAATTCTAAAACAGTCATATTTTTAACTGCTTCAATGATTTGTTCTTGAGTCATTGTATTTTTCCTCCTTGGAATATTTATAATATAGTTTCGAATTTTAAAAGATTGAATTGAATATTAAGCGCCTTGTTCTTCTTTTTGGTCCGCCACAGCTTTTGTAGCAAGAGCAAAGTTACGAATTGGAGCTTGAAGTACGCTAAGTAACATTGAAAGTAAACCTTCACGTGATGGAAGATCAGCAAGAGCTTTCACT
Encoded here:
- a CDS encoding class I SAM-dependent methyltransferase, whose amino-acid sequence is MSDHYYSNKPTVDSKPMRLSFELRGHQFQFTSDSGVFSKKEVDFGSRLLIESFQLPSVDGSILDVGCGYGPIGLSLAKEFNDRKVEMIDVNERAISLSKQNADVNGIKNVAIYQSNLFENVVTEDFAAILTNPPIRAGKHVVHDILSNSHKHLKVGGELWVVIQKKQGAPSALEKLESIYSSVEVVLKKKGYYIIKSKKG
- the rplL gene encoding 50S ribosomal protein L7/L12 codes for the protein MTQEQIIEAVKNMTVLELNDLVKAIEEEFGVTAAAPVAVAGAAAGEAAAEQTEFDVVLASAGAQKIKVIKVVREITGLGLKEAKELVDNAPKALKEGIAKEEAEEIKAKLEEVGAGVEVK